Below is a window of Agathobacter rectalis ATCC 33656 DNA.
ACTTGTGCCATCATATGCACCCTTGCCCATGAGCGTATCGCAAACAGGTGCATTCACCTTGTCTACAAATTCCTTAAGCTCTTTGCTTGCTCCGGAGAGAACCACTCCGCCTCCTACAAATATATATGGCTTTTTGGATGCTTTTATGAGTTCAATTGCATTATCAATGTCACTGTCTGTAATTGTTTCTGTCACACGCTCAGGAAGCTTGATTTCCTGCCTGGTGTACTCTACCAGATCTGCCGTAACATTCTTTGGAATATCCACAAGCACAGGACCCGGTCTGCCTTTTCTTGCTATATCGAAGGCTCTGCGTATTGTATCTGCAAGCTTCTCTACATCCTTTACAATAAAGCTGTATTTGGTTACAGGCGTTGTAATTCCGGCAATATCTATCTCCTGAAAGCTGTCCTTTCCAAGTAACGAGACTCCGACATTACATGTGATTGCGACGATTGGAATCGAATCCATGTATGCTGTCGAAATTCCTGTGACCAGATTTGTCGCCCCCGGTCCGCTTGTAGCCAGACAGACGCCAACCTTTCCGGTGCTTCTCGCATAGCCGTCGGCCGCATGGCTTGCTCCCTGCTCATGTGAGGTCAGCACATGCTTAATCTCCGGATGCTTGTAGAGCTCGTCATAGACATTAAGGATGGCTCCTCCCGGATAACCGAATACTGTGTCAACACCCTGTTCTTTTAAGCATTCTATAATAACCTGTGATCCTGTTAACTGCATCTTGTATTCCTCTTTTTCTTATACGAATCCTTTACGATAATAGGTGAAAGCCTTATTCGTACTGAATTTTCTATCAAAATTTATACTACGCGTTCTGCTCGCCCGGAAGTGCAAGGATGGCTCCTCTGTTTCCTGATGTAACAAGTGCTGCGTATCTCTTCAAATAGCCTGTTGTAACCTTCGGCTCCCTTGGCTGCCACTTTGCCTTACGCTCAGCAAGCACCTCGTCTGACACATCGAGCTCAAGCTTCATGTTTGGAATATCAATCTTTATGATATCTCCCTCTTCAACCAGGGCAATCGGTCCGCCTACTGCGGCCTCAGGTGAAACATGACCTATTGAAGCTCCTCTTGAAGCTCCTGAAAAACGTCCGTCTGTGATGAGTGCTACAGAGCTTCCAAGTCCCATTCCGGCAATAGCGGATGTAGGGTTAAGCATCTCTCTCATTCCAGGGCCGCCCTTTGGTCCCTCGTATCTGATGACAACTACATCACCCTCTACGATCTTGCCGCCCTTTATTGCTGCAATTGCATCCTCCTCGCAGTCAAATACTCTTGCAGGGCCTTCATGAACCATCATCTCATCGACAACTGCTGAACGCTTTACTACAGAGCCGTCCGGAGCCAGATTTCCTTTAAGCACTGCCAGTCCTCCGGTCTTTGAATATGGATTGTCTACCGGTCTGATGACCTCAGGGTCTCTATTGACTGCATTCTTTATATTCTCTCCAACTGTCTTTCCTGTAACAGTCATACAATCTGTATTTAAAAGTCCGATATCAGCAAGCTCTTTCATGACAGCCCACACACCGCCGGCCTCGTTTAAGTCCTCCATATATGTAGGGCCTGCCGGGGCAAGGTGGCAGAGATTTGGTGTCCTCTCACTGATTGGATTTGCAAAGCTGATATCAAAATCAAAGCCTATCTCATGAGCGATAGCCGGAAGATGAAGCATAGAGTTTGTAGAGCAGCCGAGTGCCATATCAACTGTGAGTGCGTTCATTATTGCATCCTTTGTGATGATATCTCTCGCCTTGATGCCCTTGTTGTACATATCCATAACAGCCATTCCGGCATGCTTTGCAAGACGTATACGCTCTGAATATACAGCAGGTATTGTTCCGTTTCCGCGAAGTCCCATACCAAGTGCCTCTGTAAGACAGTTCATAGAGTTGGCTGTGTACATTCCCGAACATGAACCACAGGTAGGACATACCTTGTTCTCATACTCACATACATCATCCTCAGTCATAGTACCGGCAGCGTATGAGCCGACAGCCTCAAACATCGATGAAAGACTTCTCTTTCTGCCCTTTACGTGGCCTGCGAGCATTGGTCCGCCTGATACAAATACTGTAGGCAGATTAAGACGTGCAGCCGCCATCAGAAGTCCCGGCACGTTCTTGTCACAGTTTGGGACCATTACAAGTGCATCAAACTGATGAGCGATTGCCATACACTCTGTAGAATCTGCAATCAGATCTCTTGTGACAAGGGAATATTTCATACCCACATGTCCCATTGCAATACCATCGCAGACTGCGATTGCAGGAAATACTACAGGCACTCCTCCTGCCTCTGCAACTCCAAGCTTTACAGCCTCAACGATTTTGTCTATATTCATATGGCCCGGAACAATCTCATTGAATGAGCTTACGATTCCTACCATAGGCTTTTTCATTTCCTCCGGTGTAAAACCAAGAGCATTAAATAAACTTCTTGCCGGTGCCTGCTGCATTCCGGCTCTTGCGTTATCACTTATCATATTTTATCTCCTTATTTATCTCCGACTATTTCTTTGAGTGCTTCATCATTACTACTGTATACTCAACGATCTGCTTATCTATAACCTGTTAGCTGTCTATTATAGGTCATGCAGCTACACACGTTCTGCGATGAGATCCCCCATCTGTGCTGTGCCTACCTGTGTGATACCCTCTGTAGTCTCCCCCGGCTGTGGCATGATGTCGATTGTCCTATAGCCCTCCTTAAGTACCTGCTTTACAGCATCCTCGATTGCCTGTGCTTCCTTGTCCAGATCAAATGAATAGCGAAGCATCATGGCTGCTGAAAGGATTGTTGCGATAGGGTTTGCAATGCCCTTTCCTGCGATATCAGGAGCAGATCCGCCACTTGGCTCGTAAAGTCCGAACTTTGTATCGTTAAGGCTTGCTGATGAAAGCATACCGATTGAGCCTGTCACCATACTTGCTTCATCTGATAAAATATCGCCAAACATATTCTCTGTGAGGATAACATCAAACTGCTTAGGATCCTTCACAAGCTGCATTGCACAGTTATCAACAAGCATATGCTCGTATGTAACCTCCGGATAATCCTTTGCGACCTCCTCGACGATCTTTCTCCATAATCTGGAAGAATCAAGCACATTTGCCTTGTCTACGGATGTGACCTTTTTCCTTCTCTTCATGGCTATATCGAAGCCTCGCTTTGCGATTCTTCTGATTTCATTCTCATTGTATGTCAGTGTATCTGTGGCTGTAACAACTCCGTCCACCTCTTTTGTCTCTCTGGCTCCGAAGTAAAGACCTCCTGTAAGCTCACGCATAATCATCATATCAAAGCCGTCTCCGATGATATCGGCGCGGAGCGGGCATGCTGCAGCAAGCTCCTTGTACAGGTATGCCGGTCTAAGATTTGCAAACAGATTGAGCGACTTTCTAAGCTTTAAAAGTCCTGCCTCCGGACGAAGCTCAGGGGCCAGCTTGTACCATGGTGATGTGGCTGTGTTGCCACCGATAGAACCCATCAGCACCGCATCTGAATCAAGCGCAGTCGCAATAGCCTCATCTGTAAGAGGAACACCTGTAGCATCAATTGAGCAGCCACCCATAAGGATGTCTGTGTAGTTGAAGCTGTGTCCATACTTGTCTGCTATTTTGTCCAATACCTTTTTTGCCTCAGTGACTATCTCCGGTCCGATTCCGTCTCCGGAAATTACACCAACTTTATATTCCATAATTTCTTACCTCTTTTACATAAAAATACATATTCTTATATTAAAGCATTAAAGTAGTTATTTCAATATGCCGGGATATTTTACTTTTTCATGCAATTTATAACTGCAGCTTATAATAACTGCATACTATAATAACAGTTTTTTATTATTATTGCAAGAGATGCGGATAATAAGAAAACCGCCACTTATGTGACGGCTTTACAAATGTGCATTATTTAGCTGAATCCTCTGCTTTCTCAAGGTCAGCGATAGCTGCCTTCTGCATTGGAATACGGCAGTTCTTGTTGTTACCAAACTCAACGATTACAGTATCGTCCTCGATATCGATAACTGTTCCGTAGAATCCACTTGTTGTAAGAACTGTGTCTCCTGTTGCAACCTCATTAAGCATAAGCTCCTTTTTCTTCTGCTCCTTCTTCTGTGGACGGATCATAAGAAAATACATAACTGCGAAAAGTACTACTAACCAGACAATCATTCCAATTGTTCCTGCTGCCTGACCGTTTGCTAAAATTGATGTCATCAATTGTTCCTCCTAAATATTCTATAATTGATGTGTTCTAAGCACTATTACCATAATACACGTTAAACGTGCTAACGGCAAGGATTTTTTATCATTTTCGAGATTTTTTATATTTATCTGCTAGCTCTGCTCTCCCTGTGTCATTCCATAGAGCTTTTCAGCCTTGTATGAGGCAAAACGACCTGCATCAAGCGAATCCCTTATCTCCTCCATCATGTTGTTGTAGAAATACAAATTATGGAGCACGCACAGTCTCATTCCGAGCATCTCCTTTGCCTTTAAAAGATGCCTGATATATGCACGCGAATATGTGCGGCAGGCAGGACAGTTACAGCCCTCCTCAATAGGACGCATATCCTTCTGATACTTCTGGTTGAACAGATTAAGCTTGCCGTGATTCGTGTATACATGTCCGTGACGGCCGTTTCTGCTTGGGTATACACAGTCAAAGAAGTCGATTCCTCTCTCTACGCCCTCAAGTATATTGGCAGGAGTTCCTACTCCCATCAGGTATGTAGGCTTATTAACAGGCAGATGAGGCACTGTTTCATCAAGAATATGGTACATCTCCTCATGGCTCTCTCCTACCGCCAGTCCGCCGACAGCATATCCATCCAGCTCAAGCTCAGAAATGCGCTTTGCATGGTCAATTCTTATATCATCATAAATAGCTCCCTGATTGATGCCGAATAAAAGCTGCTCCTTGTTGATAGTATCCGGTAAGCTGTTTAAGCGTGCCATCTCCTTTTTGCACCTCTCAAGCCAGCGCGCGGTCCTGTTTACAGAGTTTGTCACATACTGTCTGTCTGCAACACTCGATGGGCACTCGTCAAACGCCATAGCTATCGTGGAGCCGAGGTTTGACTGTATCTGCATGCTCTCCTCAGGTCCCATAAATATCTTGGCACCGTCAATATGCGAGTTGAAGTACACACCCTCCTCCTTTATTTTGCGAAGACCTGCCAGTGAAAACACCTGGAATCCGCCGGAATCTGTAAGGATTGGTCTGTCCCACACCATGAATTTGTGCAGTCCGCCAAGCTCTTTAATGATTTTGTCTCCGGTTCTTACATGCAGGTGATATGTATTTGACAGCTCAACCTGACACTTTATCTCCTTTAAATCGTCCGTAGAGACAGCGCCCTTTATCGCACCTACTGTTCCTACATTCATAAATACAGGTGTCTGTATATCTCCATGCACAGTATGGAATGTACCTCTCTTGGCACGTCCCTCTTGTTTTAGTAACTCATATTTAGCCATATTTTCGTTTAATTCTCCTGTTTCTTTTACTTATCGCCATTGCCTACGATTTTTCTGATTAATATTCCGTTGGTCAGCAGTGTGGTATCTATGCAATGTCTCTCAAAAAGTACCTCGCCGTCCTTTGGCACCTCAATATCCTCATCAGAGCAGTTGACTATAACCTCCACATATGTATCCACCCAGCCCATCTTTCTGACTATCCAGAAATCCTTGATGCTCTCTCCAAGCGGATAGTTCATAACCGCATCGAACTCATCTCCACGCAACCACGGAAGAGCATTATGCCATATTTCTCCCAAAATGTAAATATCCGTTTTGACCCTTTAATCACATAATTATACACAAACATAGTTCGAAAGTTATCTAAATAAAATAATATCATAGTTTTCTTGACTATTCAACTTGCTATTAATTATAATGTATTTATTATCGTAACTATTCGAGTCACATTGAAAACCAAAAATGCTGTTTACATGCAAGCATGATGTATCATTTTTTGTTCTCAGAGGTTTAAATAGTTACCCATTATTATAATAAGGAGACCATCATGGCAGGTTCATCATACGGAAATATTTTTAAGGTAACAACATGGGGAGAATCACACGGAAAGGGCTTAGGTGTCGTTGTGGACGGCGTTCCTGCGGGGCTTGAGCTGTGTGAGGAGGATATTCAGATATTCTTAAACAGAAGAAAGCCGGGACAGTCCAAGTTCACTACTCCACGCAAGGAGGATGATACGGTTGAAATTCTCTCCGGTGTGTTTGAGGGAAAGACTACAGGTACACCTGTTTCTATGGTTGTGTGGAATAAAAACCAGAAATCAAAGGATTACAGTGAGATTGCTTCATACTATCGTCCGGGACATGCTGACTTTTGCTTTGATGAGAAATACGGCTTCAGAGACTACAGAGGCGGAGGTCGTTCTTCGGGACGCGAGACAATAGGCCGTGTTGCAGCAGGTGCTATCGCTGTAAAGATGCTCTCGAGCCTTGGCATAAAATTTCTTACATACACCAGATCAATAGGTCCTGTTACAATTAATGAGGTTAATTTTGATGCCCATGAGATTTACAACAATTCACTTTATATGCCTGATTCCGATGCAGCACAAAAGGCTTCTGAATATCTGGATGAATGCCTTAAATCACTCAATTCCTCAGGCGGTGTGTGTGAATGTGTAATCACAGGTCTTCCTGTCGGGCTCGGTGATCCTGTATTCGAGAAAATTGATGCCAATCTGGCAAAAGCTATTATGTCTATCGGAGCTGTAAAGGGCTTCGAAATCGGCGATGGCTTTGATGCAGCAAAGGCAACCGGACTTACAAACAATGATGCCTTTATTATGATGGATGGCGCTGTTTCAAAAGAGACAAATCACTCCGGTGGTACTCTCGGCGGCATGACAGACGGCTCACCGCTTATTTTCAGAGCTGCCATAAAGCCTACTCCTTCAATCGCAGCTACACAGCACACTGTAAATAAATCCGGTGAAGATATAGAGATTTCCATCAAGGGACGTCATGACCCGATTATCGTGCCACGTGCTGTTGTTGTTGTTGAAGCTATGGCTGCAATTACTATTGCGGATGCACTGCTTATGAATATGGGGGCACGCATGGACCGCATCACAGATTTTTATAAAAAATTATAACTTTGTCCTATAGTAAAAAGCATCTATCCGGTTTTCCAGACAGATGCTTTTTATCTATTTCATTGGAACAATCTGTAATGTTTTTCCTAGTGAATTCAAAATATATTTTAGAATATATTTCCAAGAAGCAGCGGATTTAACAACATATACTGCGCATTCGTCACCCCAAAAGCCACAAGCGCCAGTGGCAGCACAATAAAAAGGATGCATGATATAATCACAGACATGCCGCTTCTTAAGTATTTAAACATTGCAAAAACAAACAGGCTGACCAGTAATCCCCCTATAAAGCGCATCAGCATTATGATAAGTATATACTGCCCTACCGATATATTCTGCGAAACACGCCACAGATGCTCCATACTTGCCGCCGGAGCATTAAGCCCCTGCGTGCCATATGCCGAAAGCACATTGCACAGCCGCACAATATATACAAGTGCAAATGCTGTGACAGCGCCTAAAAAACCAAGTATGCATTTGATTCCCATATGCTGTTTCCTGCCACGGCGGGTAGTCCTTAAAAGACGGATTTCATGGTTTGCATAATCCGCTCCACATATACCGCAGGCTATTGCTATTAGGAGAATAACATACACAAATGCCTGTGCTGTATCACGGTTTTTGAAGTCTGTTCTGTCGGTAAGGATATCATAGCCCTTTTCAAAAAACAGCCAGCCCTCTTTTAACGTCTTAAGATAATCCACATGTGCTGTAAGCTTGTTGAATGCCTCCTGTCTGCTCAGTTCATCCTTGTACTTTATATTGATATAGCTTTCACTCTTCCCCTGCTCCATATCGTAAGCAATGTTATCTGA
It encodes the following:
- the ilvD gene encoding dihydroxy-acid dehydratase, whose product is MISDNARAGMQQAPARSLFNALGFTPEEMKKPMVGIVSSFNEIVPGHMNIDKIVEAVKLGVAEAGGVPVVFPAIAVCDGIAMGHVGMKYSLVTRDLIADSTECMAIAHQFDALVMVPNCDKNVPGLLMAAARLNLPTVFVSGGPMLAGHVKGRKRSLSSMFEAVGSYAAGTMTEDDVCEYENKVCPTCGSCSGMYTANSMNCLTEALGMGLRGNGTIPAVYSERIRLAKHAGMAVMDMYNKGIKARDIITKDAIMNALTVDMALGCSTNSMLHLPAIAHEIGFDFDISFANPISERTPNLCHLAPAGPTYMEDLNEAGGVWAVMKELADIGLLNTDCMTVTGKTVGENIKNAVNRDPEVIRPVDNPYSKTGGLAVLKGNLAPDGSVVKRSAVVDEMMVHEGPARVFDCEEDAIAAIKGGKIVEGDVVVIRYEGPKGGPGMREMLNPTSAIAGMGLGSSVALITDGRFSGASRGASIGHVSPEAAVGGPIALVEEGDIIKIDIPNMKLELDVSDEVLAERKAKWQPREPKVTTGYLKRYAALVTSGNRGAILALPGEQNA
- the leuB gene encoding 3-isopropylmalate dehydrogenase — its product is MEYKVGVISGDGIGPEIVTEAKKVLDKIADKYGHSFNYTDILMGGCSIDATGVPLTDEAIATALDSDAVLMGSIGGNTATSPWYKLAPELRPEAGLLKLRKSLNLFANLRPAYLYKELAAACPLRADIIGDGFDMMIMRELTGGLYFGARETKEVDGVVTATDTLTYNENEIRRIAKRGFDIAMKRRKKVTSVDKANVLDSSRLWRKIVEEVAKDYPEVTYEHMLVDNCAMQLVKDPKQFDVILTENMFGDILSDEASMVTGSIGMLSSASLNDTKFGLYEPSGGSAPDIAGKGIANPIATILSAAMMLRYSFDLDKEAQAIEDAVKQVLKEGYRTIDIMPQPGETTEGITQVGTAQMGDLIAERV
- the yajC gene encoding preprotein translocase subunit YajC: MTSILANGQAAGTIGMIVWLVVLFAVMYFLMIRPQKKEQKKKELMLNEVATGDTVLTTSGFYGTVIDIEDDTVIVEFGNNKNCRIPMQKAAIADLEKAEDSAK
- the tgt gene encoding tRNA guanosine(34) transglycosylase Tgt, translated to MAKYELLKQEGRAKRGTFHTVHGDIQTPVFMNVGTVGAIKGAVSTDDLKEIKCQVELSNTYHLHVRTGDKIIKELGGLHKFMVWDRPILTDSGGFQVFSLAGLRKIKEEGVYFNSHIDGAKIFMGPEESMQIQSNLGSTIAMAFDECPSSVADRQYVTNSVNRTARWLERCKKEMARLNSLPDTINKEQLLFGINQGAIYDDIRIDHAKRISELELDGYAVGGLAVGESHEEMYHILDETVPHLPVNKPTYLMGVGTPANILEGVERGIDFFDCVYPSRNGRHGHVYTNHGKLNLFNQKYQKDMRPIEEGCNCPACRTYSRAYIRHLLKAKEMLGMRLCVLHNLYFYNNMMEEIRDSLDAGRFASYKAEKLYGMTQGEQS
- a CDS encoding neopullulanase, giving the protein MGEIWHNALPWLRGDEFDAVMNYPLGESIKDFWIVRKMGWVDTYVEVIVNCSDEDIEVPKDGEVLFERHCIDTTLLTNGILIRKIVGNGDK
- the aroC gene encoding chorismate synthase, translating into MAGSSYGNIFKVTTWGESHGKGLGVVVDGVPAGLELCEEDIQIFLNRRKPGQSKFTTPRKEDDTVEILSGVFEGKTTGTPVSMVVWNKNQKSKDYSEIASYYRPGHADFCFDEKYGFRDYRGGGRSSGRETIGRVAAGAIAVKMLSSLGIKFLTYTRSIGPVTINEVNFDAHEIYNNSLYMPDSDAAQKASEYLDECLKSLNSSGGVCECVITGLPVGLGDPVFEKIDANLAKAIMSIGAVKGFEIGDGFDAAKATGLTNNDAFIMMDGAVSKETNHSGGTLGGMTDGSPLIFRAAIKPTPSIAATQHTVNKSGEDIEISIKGRHDPIIVPRAVVVVEAMAAITIADALLMNMGARMDRITDFYKKL